The sequence TTgggaaactttgttaatttcaaagaacctctaactgaccttgaccgttacaattgacctatgacttgggtacgtacctgaacgtagaattttccgctctatcgattgcagatgtaaaaaagggggtttccattttaaaaaacaaagttgaccttttaAAAGCCATAAACGTCAATtgcaaggtcaaaataaaggtcaccattgaatttctcgttgaaatttacttcaggaattacactaaccttttggaaaactttgttaatttcaaataacctgtaattgaccttgaacgttacggttgacctatgacttgggtacgtatctaaacgtagaattttccgccgATTGGCCGCTTGTTGGCTGGTATACAGTCGGCTATTCAGCGTCAATTAACCGACTGTCCAGTTAGTCGGTTCATCGACTAGATCGGCTATTGGGCTACAACATATATATTGAGTAAAATCTTTGTAAGTATGAACATCATCTATTACGTTTTGAATTGAGGATTATTCAATGTTTCGAACATCTGAGGTTGAAAATGTTCCTGCcattaatgcaaataaaatgtttcttttaattaatatactTACATGCATGcaatgtaaatataattatagtCATAAAAaggcagaaaatataaaaattatacttttactttGTCCCTAATTTTGTGGATCCTTTGCAAAAGATTTCTGGTGTAAAAGCATGTACCACAAACATTCTTGTTTTTGCAGGGAAAAACGCAACAATTcaccatttttctttaataaaaacaattaattatcttTTCCTGCACGGTATATATTAACGGTATAAACTAAAAGCAATAACCTCAATCCAGCACTTGTATCACGGATAACTCTAGCACATTTCAGCACGAAATTTTGTtatatcgaaaaatattaaacattcgaAAATGACAActgacaataaaatatattaaaattcaatgtcAGAATTATACAAAACCACGAAGTTCATTTAACAAATTTACGGTCACGAAACACATCAACAGTTCAAATTGTAGGCGCATCAAAGTCAACGTCAGATTCCGGTTGTGTTATAGCTTGGTGGAGGGGAAAGTTGCCTCATCTCTCCGTCTTAAGGACCTCTAAGCAACATTAGAGATCTTCAAGGGAAAGTTGAGACACCGGGTACTCCAATTCTGATTGTTGCTGTTGTAGTGGAACTAGTTGAGGTTTTATGCATTTTAATAGGCTTGAGTTGACGccattttcaaatcacaattttatttgcaaGAGAGTTTAATACAGAATAGAAACAACACTCATCTCACGAACATTCTAAATTATTCAggaggttatttatttaattaagggaagaatcatattttcattgaaacacaAAATAGTTTACAAACTTTTATAAccaaagcaataataaaaaataacactgTTCGAAGTTTTCACGccccatgaaaatatcaaagtttcGGTACAGCGACGAACATTGGAAGGGGACACGTGGCTCAACTCTCACTAGAGGATCTCTAGGTCATATGTCCTTATATCATATTATGCTAAGCAACTTCAGCTATAACAACACGCAGATTTTGACACATCTTGATATTTGATGGTTTTAACACAAaccttaaaatttactttttaaacacaaaataatgtaattcttAGTGAAATTTCTGCAAGCAAAAAAAGCAGGTAGAAcgtatatatttaaattagagGTAGGTATGTGTCAAAACATACGTCACTagtattgtaatttgaaaagtgataatgaagaatttattgaatttaaagaaatagtcTCAAAAACATCATTTATCTATTCGCTAAGAGGGTAACAGTTTAATCTTGTaactttcaaaatagttttttaaattttattaatgtgCACGGTCATTTGTAAAATATCTTGAACAAATTATCGAGAGAATTCCATGTTTCTAGGTACTAAAAATCAGGTTAGAAATCAAATCTTTCACCAGCTaatattttagttcttcaatAAAAGCTGAGTTTTTGAacgattatattttaaaatttggcttATTTGTCATGCAAAACATGTTATTAAAAACGTCTGTTTTCAACCATTATTTTAGCGTAAAAGATGCTTTCTGAAATTACACATATGATCTTTATATTGCAAATAACTATGAACAGATTATAATACACAGCATGGGTcacgaaaaggaattttttaaacaacattttcaaaatgatccAAAATCATCGACACACCAATTACTTCTGGCAAGTCTAAATGCCAGGGACTATACTGCTTTCCAAAGTTTTTTGAATAGGGGCTTAAAGGAGTTGCCACACTCATTTATCTTTGATTACATTTATCCACCGCtttatgaaaaaacgattttGGAAATAGCATGTTGTAAAGGACTCAAAGAATTTGTTTCGTTACTTCTTGTACATTTAGAGAAGAGCGAAGATATAAATAAGATTAATGAAAAGTTTGATCGAGGACTACTTCATTTTACAGTCGAAGAAGGTCACAGTGCTGTCTTGCAAGTAAGaatatttagaatgaaaaatatattaaaataaataatatttacttcaAGCAGCTTTATAATTAACTTTAATAAGCTTTATTTTCATAGCGTTGCTTCCAAAACTAAAACACGTTCTTCTCATTTAAATAGGCACTTCTTCAACATGAATCCATCAATCCCAATTTAGAGGTAGGAGGAATGCAAACTGCATTGCATATGGCAGTAAAAAACGAAGACTTGAAATGCATCGAACTACTCGTGAATGCAGAAGCCAGACCGGATATTCCTAATGCAAAAGGGGAAACTGCCTTTCACTATGCAGCTTcctcaaagaaaaaagaaataatcgaCCTCGTTATTAATGGAAACTATGCAGTTCCTCTAGACATTGAtacgtttaaaaattacaaaaaacaaacaGTAAGAgatatcctaaaaaataattttccggaaatagaaaagaaaatgCCAGAACAAGCTAGACGAGTGGACTttaatctcttgaagtacttccTAGTTAAAAACGACGAAAAgaacttcttgaaaaatttagcAGAGTCCGATCCAAAAGAACCTATGCAAGTACCTCAACTGATAATGTTAGCAGCtggaaataatcttttaaatgcaGTTTTGGAGTTGATAAGCAAGTTGGAGAAGATGGAGAAGGTGGATCTTCTGAAAGCTGCTGAATTAGCAATGCAAAGAGggcattataaagtttttaaagagatattaaaatatgattttaactTAAGCCAGAAACTAATTATTAGAGCTTGCGAAGAATTAGCTACACCTATCAGATCCGGTATTGACCATCGAAGTATTCGACTTCAGTTTCTAAAGCTTATCCTGGCATTAAAGAATATCGACGTGACGGTAGAGGATGGTAAGGTTATCCAAATTGCCAGTAAAGTTACTTCTTCTGGCAAAAGTTTCGGATGGAAAAAATTCTATCTATCGGACCCCGTTTTATTCCAAAATCTATGTCCAGACTCTTCATTCAGATTAATTCTAAAAGAGAATCCAATTAATCCCGAATGATTCTGTTTCCAATCAACTTTTCATTCCATGCGAATTCTTTGGCGGATTAACATTTACTTCAAATGAGCCTATTATTATCATTCCGGTGATAATCTGCATAATTCCGCTTAAGGAACCCTAggtagggtggctacccggcCGCAGGGGATGCCACTCCGGGTCcggtagctcggtaggctccaaggcagACTCCCCGCTGCGAGCTGCGACTACTTTTGTTTACCTAacatgaatgcctttcattgttctgatatttaccgattttttttctattttttttaatattctcgtcatagtccagaaaatctaacgctgtctattaaaattcgctaatgaatattttactaaattttctatttttcttaatcggctctaattttctaacaatgggaaggtcgagcgcgacaAGCCTGCACACGCCCGCATCACAGATAATTTTGAGGGTGACATCGCTGCTCTAAagcgttagatttgttagattataaTATAAGCGTTACAAAAAAGACAGAATAAAATCGCATAATAACtacaagagttatcgcacttttttAACTTCACCAGATTTGTAAATAactcatttattagttcggatattaactgattttaaagaacctttttttcattttcttaaaatcatatcACGAAATTTATTcggctaattaaaatttaattgagctaaatCTTTATAATCCTTAATTCTGCTATTTTCTGAGATAGCTTTACATTAATTATGCATGTTTTTCGGATTAATTCTGAAGTGAATATACAATCATTCCAAGTAGTTCCACATAATTATGAACCAAATATTCACTCTGCATTAATCCATTGTCATTATAAATTTATTCCGAAGGATTCTCTAATTCCAAGACATCATTCCAGATGATTCCAcatcattagaaataaaaatgtcattCCCAAAAGTGTCGTTTCCATTCCGAATTCTTACACatgattctaaacaaaaattccatttcgttTGAATTTGCACGGCTGAAAAGAAGTCCTAAGGGCGATAGAACGGAGTGCAAAAAATTCACAGTTATTGAAGTCACCTCATTTTGATACGCTAATCCTCATCATTTCCGATTTCACTTATTTGTGAAAAAGAATAGAAAGATACGAGTTTTcctgaatcctaaaaaaaagaaacaaatgctGACTTTCTAGCGAaagacctttttaaaaaaatatttagggagcAAAACTTCTCTAACCCTGTGTTCGAAGCCGTAGCTAGGCGGGGATTATGAGGCTTTGATCCCCCCCCCCTTATTCTTAAAACATGTCCATAATATACATACACTCTCCTGTGTTCCACTACATACACCCCCCAACCGAATTTTTTTCCTGATGTgcatcccccccccctcccggaATTTTTTCTTATGTCCATTACCTCTGTATAGTATATGAGCTTGTATCTTTCTAAAAGTCTTACGTcgtattatttctaaatttgcGTCAATATAGTATATGAGCTTGTATCTTTCTAAACGTCTTACGtcgtattatttataaatttgcgtCAATATTTATGTTTACGTAAAGTTTAGAGTGCTATTTTTACAGTACGCTCTAATTCTTGAATACTCGGCAATACTTCCGAGTAAGGTTATAATTCCGCCTGAATCCGGTCTGATTCTTAAATCATTCCGAATTATTACTATAGGTTAGATTGCAAAGcaatgtattttttgattgaagccAAGTTCATTCAGATtgcaaatcaattaattttttcttaaaattataatctaGTTGAacttgattaaaatgaattgtgTTATAAAGGTCTTGATCACTGTAATTTTCCCACACAAGAAGAAATCAGTCAAACTGGATCTAATTCATCTCGAAAACTAATTCACATTgaaagaaaatggatttttgtcATGAAATTTGGATTCACTCGGATTGGACTGTACTAGACTGTTTTTGTTGACAAAGGATTTGTCGCGCATTATGTAGATTCAGACCAATTAATTTTACTTCATGCCCAATGTATGATAGAAACAAGTTGACCTGACGAATTGGTATGGATTATAAGGTTTTTATATTTCGGTGCGGATTCATTCATATTGGTGACACGGATTAAAAGGGATTCGTTGGAAGCGACTCAGAGTGGATCGGATACAGATTTCGCAATAATTCGAattgattcaaaatgaatttctatCCGAAACTTTCGCCAAGGTGATCTAATTCACCGAAGAAGATACGAGTGGGTTTTCATCGATTGTCATGGACTGAATCGATCCCGTACCCACTGAACGAAAATGTAGATcatatgttaattttaattatattttgattttaaatgctCTTTTGATTCTCAGATAAAGGTAATACTCCCCTGCACTACGCTGTTCGAGCAGAGAATGATGAAGCTGTGGAAGAATTACTACGAGCTGGGAGTTACATAGGACATATGAATCGGGTTGGGGTGCCCCCATTGGCACTTATTAGGTCAAGCATATTAGAAACCTTCTTTGATAAACATATTCAAAGTAGCAAAGAGCACACGGAAAACTTTGAATTACACTATAATTACAATTGCCTGTTACCACCTACCTCTCGGCACTGCCgtacagaaaattattcaaaaactagGAAGCGCAACTTGAGTAAAGAAGTTACAGAAATTGCAGCGCTAAATTACATTGCCCATAATAATGCTTTGAAGCATTTATTAAAACACCCTCTTCCCTCATCATTGTTATATATCAAATGGAGTCGCATCAGACACATTTTCTATGCAAACTTAGGATCTTACATACTGTTTTTCTTTACGTTGGTCGCATTTATTATCATTTCGAACTGGAAGAGTGAAGACGAGCAAGGTGACAAGTTTAGAGCGGGGGAACAAATAACAAGAATATGCGTTTTTATACAACTAGCAATCCTGGTTTTACGAAAATTATGCCAGTTCTTTTCTTCACAACGTAAGACAATATTGTAATCATGAATCTCTTCATTTAAACTAACTAGGGCCCTTTATTAGATAAGAGTATGCAAGTAGACATTTGGATTCCAATAACGttgtaaagaaataaagaaacttATATTTAGACTTGTTTGAGCATAggttatttgaataaaaatggcgGCTCACATATTTCTACTTATGGCATAAAAAAGGCCCTAGAGCTAACCCCTTGTTCCGAAATATTAATATCattctaatttgttttagttCATTACATCACGAGCTTAGAAAATTGGTTTCAAGTATTATTGATCATCATGGTAGGAGTATTTTTGTTAACCACCAATGCTCAGATTGGGGCTGTAGTCATTTTATTCTCTGCCTGGGAGCTCGTGGAACTAATTGGTCAACATCCTAGCATGTCGatacaaattgaaattttcaaaaaaatcttggcCAATTTCACTCTGTTCCTTTTGCTATATGCATTTTTGATATTTGCTTTTGCTCtggcattttatattttattccgaGGTACTGAAAAGTTCCCGAATGTCCATATGTCGATTTTCAAGACCATATTAATGCTAGTAGGAGAATTCGATGCAAGCGATATGCCCTTTGAGATGGATCCTATATTAggacgaataatttttttagcatttatatTAGTCATCGCAATCGTCCTCTTTAACATGCTAACTGGTATTGCCGTCAGCGATACTCAGAATATGCAATCTAACTCTGAAATTGTTACTTTAGTTGCaaggtaatttaaaataagtttcaagaaacattttgaatttaatgtgACAATGATAAATGATGAACAAGAGACatatataatattgttatttaaaatattaaacaattttgtaaatatatatgacaatgaaaaacaaatcaatttttctgatAGAAACTATTGATTAATTAGGTTTTTATTTGTctcttttttaggacaaaaaacattttccatttcGAAGAAATAGCCGTgagtttttctgtttttttagaaaattgttgttGCTCTTTTCTGCAGCCAATCGTGCAAAATCCAAAGCTAAATTTCGTTAGACGTGTTTTTATCTACCCAGCATACTTGCCAGAGAAGAAGCTCAGTGAAAAACCCTATAAAAATCATGAGATTTTAATTCAGGGTAGAATCATGAAACCATCATTGCTCAATACCCTGAAAATGGATTCCTCTATCTCAGACGGTGCGAAGGAAATTGTTTGGCAACGCGGTCGGGTTTCTGATGAGGAAATCATTCCAATGCAATTGGAGACACTCGACCTAAGACTGCAAAAGTTAGATTCAATTTTCGTGCATTTACGTGAACTGGACTATGTAAATATGATACTCGATAATATTCAGCAGAACCTTGTAAATGTTTCAGAAATGGATCCAGTCAATAAAAGGCTAGATAAGTTTGAgtcgattttcatgaatttcctagacatttttaaaaaaaaccaaaatgatAAGAACATTGAATTAGTGAATGAGGAACATATCCAGGACATGAACAGTAATGAAGACactacttaaatattttataaaaaataaaattagacggAAATAGCTATTATTTACCTAAATAGcgacatattttttcaataaaaaataatcatatataATGCAACTGCTTATAGACCCAGGATACAAAAATCCATTTACTTCTGTTGAATAGGTTTGAAAGggttttgaattgcgtatctgtcactggaattccaaaattgccgctgatttgttttttaaagattttttagtcgttaaaattttgttgactaacttatatgccgcaaaagactaataactgaaatagcagaAGGAATAGAGTACacttgcgcatgatttcttttaatctttcgataatttaaaaatttgttaaatctcgTGAAATATGACAGCTTAATCTCAAGtaagtcggtctcattcaaaaaaaaggaaaccgatttaatataaccttgcttgaaatggtcatttcACTACATGACAGATTcaaagctgcttgagaaaatgaccgattcacatagccgcacaccgattctgttttaactttctgaatctgcaactgacagatacgcaattcacagagtcgtcttttcaatgaattattttttcctgGGGAAACTCTCCTCATACTTAGTTATATCGAATATAAATAGCATATAACAGTTATCCGAATCCTACCTTACCatcatttttgtagttgaaagtcatatatttttataattaaaaaaaatggtttttaattataaaaatttctcaatGACATACACATAACATAGCGCCTCttatttaatttcacaaaaattccgttaaatatattatttcgtcGGTAAAGATTGAGATGCATTAAGAAAAATCGAGACAGCGCAAATTAAAGGCGTATTACGAATTTATCTGAATGCGTAGTcaaactcaattgaaaaaataagtataagaTTCCTAAAGGAAATAAACTCGACTGATTTAAAACTCACTATaccaatatattttttgtcatgCTGGTTACGAACATAATAGTGAAAATAGCAGcaaatttgattttgaatgtAAAACCCCAAAAGACTAGTTTTTTAAACGGATTTTCGCTcctactttgaaaattattcatctgaATGAAGTGATTCAAATAAGAGATGCAGAGCATAACctttaatattaaataagtttttttctaagaacattaatttatgagaaaaattaaattttctatcatttaCGTCAATCTCTTCcggaaactaaacaaaaaaaatatcgcAAACTTGCCTAAACTATCACTTTGAATGTAGCCAGACGGTGGTCACTCACAATGGCGAGAGTGTCTGAACATACTTTGATCCCGTTACGAGTATACGCGAGATGGCGCAGCGATTGCGCTCTCCACGCCTCACTCCGCTattctaagtttaaaatttccaaaatggtcaACAGTAACCACAGTAACTGTTCGTTGTTGTTGTTTTCACCGGCAAcctacttaaaaaataatttcacaatcttctttcttcataaaaacacattttcatgcATAATACAGTCCAGAAACAACTGGAAATGCATAAATAATTGTTCTGACAATTATTAGTGTATTTCTACtagtttttatattgttttctgcaatttatttagttattaagtctattatttgaaaagtatctGGGTATTATCGCGATTATCTGAATGGTCGTatattatcttatcttagggaTATGAGCATACGCTGAATGGATCCAATGTAAACTTTGTCGCGacacttctaaagcattgagcAGGGGCGGTCATAGCAATGGAAAGTAGGCGGCCGAGTacttttatgattatatttagttctTAGACCAATTAACTGGCCCTGGAATTTGAAAACTGTCATGTGCGACTGACAACCTGAAAAACTTGTGTTAGCAAATTTTCATTTGCGTATTACCATACGAAAGAATTAgtgcaaaattatggaaatatgatataaaaggcattaaaaaatgttgcttatctgtcttttgtctcatattcttcaatttttgctttaagtctttcattttcctttaattataataaaacgaaAACACATGGAAGaactacgaggtgtgttcaaaaagtaaggtgacttttcaattttcgcgggctacgtacattcaagttttgaattttttgttttgttgtgttggtacactcgtcacgatcatatgttcacagttttgactatatagctcgtgtagCTTTTCTGGCAGagacgtaaaaggttagaagggtttggtgcgctcggcgattttcttctttccaaaaaaatgaagcaaagagtttgcattaaattttgtatgaaaaatggaatctagttctctaaaactcttgaaatgttaacagttgcatacggtgagtctactgtGAGTAAGagaaatgtgtataagtggtacaagctgttccaagaaggccgagaagatgtcgaagacgaacctcgccctggacgtcccagcacgtcaacaacagatgaaaacattcaagcagtggaagaaatggtgttgaaaaatcgccgaattaccatcagagaagttgctgaagatgttggcatatcggttggctcatgccatgctatcttttcggacattttgggcatgagacgtgtgtcagcgaaatttgttctaaaactgcttaattttgatcaaaagatccatcgcatgaccatcgctcaggagatgttgaatgaaatcaataatgatcctgattttctcaaaagtgttataactggggatgaatcgtggttatatggttatgacgtcgaaactaaagctcaatcgtctcagtggaagcatcctgagtctccaagaccgaaaaaagcacgtcaagttcggtcaaatgtgaaggttttgctcactgtcttctttgattaccgtggcgtagtgcaccAGGAATTCTTaacacaaggtcgtacggtcaataaggagtattacatcgattttcaacgattgaggagataaaaactgcatcgctgaaagaactcaaggctataccacaaaatgattatcagaagtgcttcgaaaattggaaaaagtgttggcataagtatattatatctgagggggattactttgaaggggacaacataaatattgaggaataaatgaatatttttttagaaaaccatcaagtcacattattttttgaacacacctcttaTATATACCTATACGTGCACAAACTGATGCACATACGATCTAGTTCACAGACCAATTGTTCGCGGCGCTAGCTCTGGGTATCTATTGCCGCCTACTTCGCATTACGTTGACTGCCCCTGgcattgagtgaccaccgccTAAATGTAGCAGTCGAGTGTGAAGAATCATGCCcacaaaatatactgaaaaaacATCCGGCTGCGAATATGCGTTGAGCAGTAAAAACAAACCTTTGATATATTTGCAAAATGCCTCAGGCACGAAAGGGTTTATAGAATTGAAATAGGTGATCAGCTATGAAAATATGTTTCATTACATAGAAAGTAGTTAGGGCTGTTGGAAGGAGGCGCACAGAAATAGACAAATCTACGATATACTCAGAACTGACCAGTAGTCGATGAAAATTCGGtgttgaggttttaaaaatgcattttaaagattttcccgATTCCGAAAGGGGTTTGGCGGTTGAGGTTACTAtctattttttcgaaacaaatcgagTAACTGATAAAACAATATAGTAAATTGGTGCATCAAACGGCATGAATTGAGTAACAAGGCGATTCGCAGCTGTTTGGCTCTGATCGCTCAGCCATACTTGTTCGTACTACCAAGAATGCACTGTCGGTAAAATTCGCATccctcttggcgggaattttaaattagaataaaaatgcagcttatgttattttttctgtaattgtttattgaaatatatgacTTGATCTCAGAATAGGAAAACTGTTGCAAAAGATAAaaggatgccgccgtgaactcgctgataataattgataataatttttcaataaaaaaaaaattattgaaataattacataTCTTAtgttgtaacgtgcaaaacacatatggaaatcGCACAGCACGTAAAATCGTATAAATAAGGTTACTATTGTACAACCTGTTCTGGATTTATAGAACACAATTATTAATCGCTTTCACACAATCTAAAACGCCCTCCAAAAGGTTCACTCAGAAACCTTACACAAATTTGCTATTGCTAGAGAGaacattattatttgaatatcttTCCCGAGAA comes from Belonocnema kinseyi isolate 2016_QV_RU_SX_M_011 chromosome 5, B_treatae_v1, whole genome shotgun sequence and encodes:
- the LOC117172739 gene encoding transient receptor potential cation channel protein painless-like isoform X3 yields the protein MGHEKEFFKQHFQNDPKSSTHQLLLASLNARDYTAFQSFLNRGLKELPHSFIFDYIYPPLYEKTILEIACCKGLKEFVSLLLVHLEKSEDINKINEKFDRGLLHFTVEEGHSAVLQALLQHESINPNLEVGGMQTALHMAVKNEDLKCIELLVNAEARPDIPNAKGETAFHYAASSKKKEIIDLVINGNYAVPLDIDTFKNYKKQTVRDILKNNFPEIEKKMPEQARRVDFNLLKYFLVKNDEKNFLKNLAESDPKEPMQVPQLIMLAAGNNLLNAVLELISKLEKMEKVDLLKAAELAMQRGHYKVFKEILKYDFNLSQKLIIRACEELATPIRSGIDHRSIRLQFLKLILALKNIDVTVEDDKGNTPLHYAVRAENDEAVEELLRAGSYIGHMNRVGVPPLALIRSSILETFFDKHIQSSKEHTENFELHYNYNCLLPPTSRHCRTENYSKTRKRNLSKEVTEIAALNYIAHNNALKHLLKHPLPSSLLYIKWSRIRHIFYANLGSYILFFFTLVAFIIISNWKSEDEQGDKFRAGEQITRICVFIQLAILVLRKLCQFFSSQLHYITSLENWFQVLLIIMVGVFLLTTNAQIGAVVILFSAWELVELIGQHPSMSIQIEIFKKILANFTLFLLLYAFLIFAFALAFYILFRGTEKFPNVHMSIFKTILMLVGEFDASDMPFEMDPILGRIIFLAFILVIAIVLFNMLTGIAVSDTQNMQSNSEIVTLVARTKNIFHFEEIAHTCQRRSSVKNPIKIMRF
- the LOC117172739 gene encoding transient receptor potential cation channel protein painless-like isoform X4, which codes for MGHEKEFFKQHFQNDPKSSTHQLLLASLNARDYTAFQSFLNRGLKELPHSFIFDYIYPPLYEKTILEIACCKGLKEFVSLLLVHLEKSEDINKINEKFDRGLLHFTVEEGHSAVLQALLQHESINPNLEVGGMQTALHMAVKNEDLKCIELLVNAEARPDIPNAKGETAFHYAASSKKKEIIDLVINGNYAVPLDIDTFKNYKKQTVRDILKNNFPEIEKKMPEQARRVDFNLLKYFLVKNDEKNFLKNLAESDPKEPMQVPQLIMLAAGNNLLNAVLELISKLEKMEKVDLLKAAELAMQRGHYKVFKEILKYDFNLSQKLIIRACEELATPIRSGIDHRSIRLQFLKLILALKNIDVTVEDDKGNTPLHYAVRAENDEAVEELLRAGSYIGHMNRVGVPPLALIRSSILETFFDKHIQSSKEHTENFELHYNYNCLLPPTSRHCRTENYSKTRKRNLSKEVTEIAALNYIAHNNALKHLLKHPLPSSLLYIKWSRIRHIFYANLGSYILFFFTLVAFIIISNWKSEDEQGDKFRAGEQITRICVFIQLAILVLRKLCQFFSSQLHYITSLENWFQVLLIIMVGVFLLTTNAQIGAVVILFSAWELVELIGQHPSMSIQIEIFKKILANFTLFLLLYAFLIFAFALAFYILFRGTEKFPNVHMSIFKTILMLVGEFDASDMPFEMDPILGRIIFLAFILVIAIVLFNMLTGIAVSDTQNMQSNSEIVTLVARKLLLLFSAANRAKSKAKFR
- the LOC117172739 gene encoding transient receptor potential cation channel protein painless-like isoform X1; the protein is MGHEKEFFKQHFQNDPKSSTHQLLLASLNARDYTAFQSFLNRGLKELPHSFIFDYIYPPLYEKTILEIACCKGLKEFVSLLLVHLEKSEDINKINEKFDRGLLHFTVEEGHSAVLQALLQHESINPNLEVGGMQTALHMAVKNEDLKCIELLVNAEARPDIPNAKGETAFHYAASSKKKEIIDLVINGNYAVPLDIDTFKNYKKQTVRDILKNNFPEIEKKMPEQARRVDFNLLKYFLVKNDEKNFLKNLAESDPKEPMQVPQLIMLAAGNNLLNAVLELISKLEKMEKVDLLKAAELAMQRGHYKVFKEILKYDFNLSQKLIIRACEELATPIRSGIDHRSIRLQFLKLILALKNIDVTVEDDKGNTPLHYAVRAENDEAVEELLRAGSYIGHMNRVGVPPLALIRSSILETFFDKHIQSSKEHTENFELHYNYNCLLPPTSRHCRTENYSKTRKRNLSKEVTEIAALNYIAHNNALKHLLKHPLPSSLLYIKWSRIRHIFYANLGSYILFFFTLVAFIIISNWKSEDEQGDKFRAGEQITRICVFIQLAILVLRKLCQFFSSQLHYITSLENWFQVLLIIMVGVFLLTTNAQIGAVVILFSAWELVELIGQHPSMSIQIEIFKKILANFTLFLLLYAFLIFAFALAFYILFRGTEKFPNVHMSIFKTILMLVGEFDASDMPFEMDPILGRIIFLAFILVIAIVLFNMLTGIAVSDTQNMQSNSEIVTLVARTKNIFHFEEIAVSFSVFLENCCCSFLQPIVQNPKLNFVRRVFIYPAYLPEKKLSEKPYKNHEILIQGRIMKPSLLNTLKMDSSISDGAKEIVWQRGRVSDEEIIPMQLETLDLRLQKNGSSQ
- the LOC117172739 gene encoding transient receptor potential cation channel protein painless-like isoform X2, with the protein product MGHEKEFFKQHFQNDPKSSTHQLLLASLNARDYTAFQSFLNRGLKELPHSFIFDYIYPPLYEKTILEIACCKGLKEFVSLLLVHLEKSEDINKINEKFDRGLLHFTVEEGHSAVLQALLQHESINPNLEVGGMQTALHMAVKNEDLKCIELLVNAEARPDIPNAKGETAFHYAASSKKKEIIDLVINGNYAVPLDIDTFKNYKKQTVRDILKNNFPEIEKKMPEQARRVDFNLLKYFLVKNDEKNFLKNLAESDPKEPMQVPQLIMLAAGNNLLNAVLELISKLEKMEKVDLLKAAELAMQRGHYKVFKEILKYDFNLSQKLIIRACEELATPIRSGIDHRSIRLQFLKLILALKNIDVTVEDDKGNTPLHYAVRAENDEAVEELLRAGSYIGHMNRVGVPPLALIRSSILETFFDKHIQSSKEHTENFELHYNYNCLLPPTSRHCRTENYSKTRKRNLSKEVTEIAALNYIAHNNALKHLLKHPLPSSLLYIKWSRIRHIFYANLGSYILFFFTLVAFIIISNWKSEDEQGDKFRAGEQITRICVFIQLAILVLRKLCQFFSSQLHYITSLENWFQVLLIIMVGVFLLTTNAQIGAVVILFSAWELVELIGQHPSMSIQIEIFKKILANFTLFLLLYAFLIFAFALAFYILFRGTEKFPNVHMSIFKTILMLVGEFDASDMPFEMDPILGRIIFLAFILVIAIVLFNMLTGIAVSDTQNMQSNSEIVTLVARTKNIFHFEEIAVSFSVFLENCCCSFLQPIVQNPKLNFVRRVFIYPAYLPEKKLSEKPYKNHEILIQGRIMKPSLLNTLKMDSSISDGAKEIVWQRGRVSDEEIIPMQLETLDLRLQKTL